A stretch of the Notamacropus eugenii isolate mMacEug1 chromosome 2, mMacEug1.pri_v2, whole genome shotgun sequence genome encodes the following:
- the RPL23 gene encoding large ribosomal subunit protein uL14 codes for MSKRGRGGSSGAKFRISLGLPVGAVINCADNTGAKNLYIISVKGIKGRLNRLPAAGVGDMVMATVKKGKPELRKKVHPAVVIRQRKSYRRKDGVFLYFEDNAGVIVNNKGEMKGSAITGPVAKECADLWPRIASNAGSIA; via the exons ATGTCTAAGCGAG GACGAGGTGGGTCTTCGGGAGCAAAGTTCCGAATTTCCTTGGGTCTCCCGGTGGGAGCTGTCATCAATTGTGCTGATAATACGG GTGCCAAGAACCTGTACATCATCTCTGTGAAGGGGATTAAGGGGAGATTGAACAGGCTTCCTGCTGCTGGTGTAGGTGACATGGTAATGGCTACAGTCAAAAAGGGAAAGCCAGAGCTCCGGAAGAAGG TTCATCCAGCAGTGGTAATACGGCAACGGAAGTCGTATCGGAGAAAAGATGGTGTGTTCCTATATTTTGAAGACAATGCGGGGGTCATAGTAAACAACAAAGGCGAGATGAAAG GTTCAGCCATCACAGGGCCTGTTGCCAAGGAGTGTGCTGATTTGTGGCCCAGGATTGCATCTAATGCAGGCAGCATTGCTTGA
- the SPMAP1 gene encoding sperm microtubule associated protein 1, with protein sequence MVRLSERCLRQEKEFILDGVALSSMATSYERTLPRLWSALPPYNAQLDIHARTYFQSPVVQSVLRKTDQTHGGTSQDGWIVDYFHIFGPGQRYLNRRNWAGAGHSLQQVTGHDSYNADLRTIRGYNGRFGYRRNTPALRQRTSVFGEVTAFPLF encoded by the exons ATGGTGCGGCTTTCGGAGCGCTGCCTGCGGCAGGAGAAGGAGTTCATCTTAGATGGGGTGGCATTGAGCTCCATGGCCACCTCCTACGAACGCACCTTGCCCAGGCTCTGGTCTGCCCTACCTCCTTATAATGCGCAGCTGGACATCCACGCCCGCACCTACTTCCAATCTCCCGTGGTCCAGTCTGTGTTGCGAAAAACCGACCAG ACACATGGTGGGACAAGTCAAGATGGCTGGATAGTAGACTACTTCCACATCTTTGGTCCAGGACAGAGATATCTGAACAGGAGAAATTGGGCAGGGGCAG GGCACTCTCTTCAGCAGGTGACCGGGCATGACAGCTACAACGCAGATCTTAGAACAATCAGGGGTTATAATGGGCGATTTGGCTATCGCCGAAATACCCCTGCCCTTCGCCAGCGCACATCTGTTTTTGGAGAAGTCACCGCATTTCCACTGTTCTAG